DNA sequence from the Octopus bimaculoides isolate UCB-OBI-ISO-001 chromosome 22, ASM119413v2, whole genome shotgun sequence genome:
ACAGGTAAGCACAAAAATGTGAGTATCAAAATGTTGctgattcttttccttctttattcatattatctacttattccttttctctttttttttttttgcagtttgaTGATGGACGTTATTCAGAAGATGGAACAAGGTGTCAGAGAGAACAATGACACTgtaccaagattcaaccaaactTTATCGGTCAAAGATTTCCAAGACATTCTATCGGAGAATAACCACTGGATGGAACCGTCGACCGAAGTGTGTCTTATAGTGGCCTATTCTCTCGTTATGATATTTGGCATAGTTAGCAATTTCCTAGTTTGCTATGTCGTATATCGGAACAAACAACTATGGTACCCGCTCAACTTCCTCATTGTAAACTTGGCTATATGTGATGTGTTTCTCAGTTTCAGCCTACCGTTGACACTATCGAAGCTAATTCTTCAGTTCTGGATCTTCGGAAACATTATGTGTAAAATTACCTCGGCAGTACAGACTTTGGTAACGTTTGTGTCAACGTTTACGATTGTATCGATTGCTATCGAACGATACCACATCATTGTGAACAATAAAAACAGAGCAAAGACTAACCAGGCCATTGTCGTTGGCAACATTTTGGTAATCTGGACGGCAGCGCTTTGCTTAAGCATCCCCATGTTTATATTCCATCGCGTCGACAAAAAGGAGATCATACCAACACTGCTCGTCTACGAGATATGCATCGAGACGTGGTCATCGTATGTCGCTCGTGCCACTTTTACATCCTGTCTTGTACTGTTACAGTATCTATTCCCCTTGATTCTTATCATCGCGATGCACTACCAAATCTACAATTACTTGCGGCAACAGATCCTGAAAAGTTTCATCTATGACAAACGGACTATAAAGATCTACAAACGCAACAAGAGGAACCTTATCATTCtcacgaccaccaccatgacGTTTGCCATCACATGGCTCCCAGTTACCATTTTAAATGTTCTGGTGGATTATGACCACCGGCTCTTCGGTGGATCGAACTTCAATCTCACCTACTCCATATGTCTTTTGATAGCCATCAGTTCAGTCTCCATTAACCCTATTGTCTATGGGTTATTAAATAGCAAATTTAGGGCAGCACTTTCTGATATTTCGCCCTTTACCATGCTGTAAAAAAGAAGGGGTTGAGCACTGTGGGGTTTGCTAAATATTT
Encoded proteins:
- the LOC106867413 gene encoding neuropeptide Y receptor type 5, which gives rise to MMDVIQKMEQGVRENNDTVPRFNQTLSVKDFQDILSENNHWMEPSTEVCLIVAYSLVMIFGIVSNFLVCYVVYRNKQLWYPLNFLIVNLAICDVFLSFSLPLTLSKLILQFWIFGNIMCKITSAVQTLVTFVSTFTIVSIAIERYHIIVNNKNRAKTNQAIVVGNILVIWTAALCLSIPMFIFHRVDKKEIIPTLLVYEICIETWSSYVARATFTSCLVLLQYLFPLILIIAMHYQIYNYLRQQILKSFIYDKRTIKIYKRNKRNLIILTTTTMTFAITWLPVTILNVLVDYDHRLFGGSNFNLTYSICLLIAISSVSINPIVYGLLNSKFRAALSDISPFTML